A stretch of the Rosa rugosa chromosome 5, drRosRugo1.1, whole genome shotgun sequence genome encodes the following:
- the LOC133709226 gene encoding sulfated surface glycoprotein 185-like, with amino-acid sequence MTHCFKFLSLFLVAVALLGGGASVRAQDGSEKCGSCATPSPPPPSPPPPSPCPPPPALPPPTPVLPPPSPKNPPPSTSYCPPPPSSLIYITGPPGQLYPVDQDFNGAHGVTSSVGLPILLGLGLLVFWRFGEQAGLD; translated from the coding sequence ATGACGCACTGCTTCAAGTTTCTCAGCTTGTTCCTTGTTGCTGTGGCTCTTTTAGGAGGAGGAGCTTCGGTTCGCGCCCAAGACGGCAGTGAGAAGTGCGGTTCATGCGCTACACCCAGCCCCCCGCCGCCGTCTCCTCCGCCGCCATCACCGTGTCCACCTCCACCGGCGCTTCCACCACCAACACCGGTTCTTCCCCCTCCTTCCCCCAAGAATCCTCCACCGTCCACTTCGTACTGCCCTCCTCCGCCGTCGTCGTTGATTTACATCACCGGTCCTCCCGGGCAGCTGTACCCTGTTGATCAGGACTTTAATGGTGCTCATGGAGTGACGAGCTCGGTCGGCTTACCAATTCTGCTCGGACTCGGATTGCTGGTGTTCTGGCGTTTTGGTGAGCAGGCCGGACTTGATTAA
- the LOC133708455 gene encoding uncharacterized protein LOC133708455: protein MEAENGPASYYSILGVNSESSMEEIKRAYRKLAMQYHPDRWTRSPSLLGEAAKRRFQEIQEAYSVLSDQRKRTMYDAGLYDPDDEEDEGLCDFVQELVSLMAESRREQKSYSMEDLQDMFMEMVQGFEPSFTFCGPSTANFEHAQSGCAKRTRLESKNVGVDTGSPIRMYGGPGFFSF, encoded by the exons ATGGAAGCCGAAAACGGGCCAGCGTCTTATTACAGTATTCTGGGTGTTAATTCAGAGTCTTCTATGGAAGAAATTAAGCGCGCTTATCGGAAACTTGCCATGCAGTATCATCCAGACAGGTGGACGCGAAGCCCTTCTTTGCTGGGCGAAGCAGCCAAGCGGAGGTTCCAGGAGATTCAAGAAGCCTATTCGGTGTTATCGGATCAGAGGAAGCGAACAATGTACGACGCAGGCTTGTATGAtcctgatgatgaagaagacgag GGGTTGTGTGACTTTGTGCAAGAATTGGTGTCTCTGATGGCGGAATCGAGACGAGAGCAGAAGAGTTATAGCATGGAGGATTTGCAGGACATGTTCATGGAGATGGTTCAAGGATTCGAGCCATCTTTTACATTCTGTGGGCCGTCCACGGCTAATTTTGAGCACGCTCAATCTGGGTGCGCAAAGAGGACGCGTCTGGAATCTAAGAATGTAGGTGTCGACACGGGCTCGCCTATACGGATGTATGGAGGACCAGGATTCTTTTCATTTTAG
- the LOC133708456 gene encoding uncharacterized protein LOC133708456 — translation MSLSSWKLVGGALPPSVGENRLPTKPSALTTTKRALPLQVRSEGKHNSGPPKVLGVSRRDVMLSLPAATLAAATFFSVEPAEARIVKPEIRRKIQEKLEMLREKAGLSKPKTNEGKQPAPSLPPVPLPTPVEAILP, via the exons ATGTCGTTATCTAGTTGGAAACTGGTTGGCGGTGCACTTCCTCCGTCGGTCGGAGAAAACCGGCTACCCACAAAGCCGTCGGCGCTGACAACCACAAAAAGAGCTCTTCCTCTTCAG GTGAGAAGTGAGGGAAAACACAACTCAGGCCCTCCAAAAGTACTTGGCGTTTCACGAAGAGATGTTATGCTGTCTTTACCCGCTGCGACACTAGCAGCAGCTACTTTTTTCTCAGTCGAACCTGCTGAGGCACGAATTGTCAAGCCCGAGATTAGGAGGAAAATTCAGGAAAAGCTTGAGATGCTGAGGGAAAAGGCCGGCTTATCAAAGCCAAAAACCAATGAAGGGAAACAGCCAGCACCATCTTTGCCACCAGTGCCTCTTCCAACTCCTGTGGAAGCCATTCTCCCTTGA
- the LOC133708454 gene encoding uncharacterized protein LOC133708454 — MTCSIASSVLVVFILLSSIPIQTQASKPHVINFRSPNLYPEGLAYDPSAQHFIVGAIRHRTIYSVSDAGVTDLLISDPTLPENVTFLGLAVDAVNNRLLAAVQAVEPLPHLSALAAYDLRTRRRLFLTPLPSADGDASRQIANDVAVDFKGNAYVTNSAANFIWKVNSDGVASVLSKSPLFSAHPVDPDSPFSFCGLNGVAYVSKGYLLVVQSNTGKLFKVDAEDGTAREVLLPEDLPLADGIAVRRDGTVVVVCMNKMWFLKSQDSWGEGVVYDKTELEVERFPTSVAVAAEDRVYVIYGHVLEGMTGNSEREMFSIAEVRSEKESKEEGVWIFVLVGLGLAYFMFWRFQMRHLVGNMNKKTN, encoded by the coding sequence ATGACTTGTTCAATTGCCTCCTCCGTCCTAGTGGTTTTCATTTTGCTGAGCTCAATCCCGATCCAAACCCAAGCAAGCAAGCCTCACGTCATCAATTTCCGATCCCCAAATCTCTACCCCGAAGGCCTCGCCTACGACCCCTCCGCCCAGCACTTCATCGTCGGCGCCATCCGCCACCGCACCATCTACTCCGTCTCCGACGCCGGCGTAACCGACCTTCTCATCTCCGACCCCACTCTCCCCGAAAACGTCACCTTCCTCGGCCTCGCCGTCGACGCCGTCAACAACCGCCTCCTCGCCGCTGTCCAAGCCGTGGAGCCGCTCCCTCACTTAAGCGCCCTCGCCGCCTACGACCTCCGCACGCGCCGCCGCCTCTTCCTCACGCCCCTCCCCTCGGCCGACGGCGACGCCTCCCGGCAGATCGCCAACGACGTCGCCGTGGATTTCAAGGGCAATGCCTACGTCACCAACTCGGCGGCGAACTTCATCTGGAAAGTCAACTCCGACGGCGTGGCCTCCGTCCTCTCCAAGTCCCCGCTATTCTCGGCGCATCCTGTGGACCCCGACTCGCCCTTTAGCTTCTGCGGCCTCAACGGCGTTGCTTACGTCAGCAAGGGGTATCTACTGGTGGTGCAATCCAACACCGGGAAGCTGTTCAAAGTGGACGCGGAGGACGGAACCGCCAGGGAGGTGCTGCTGCCGGAGGACTTGCCTCTGGCCGACGGGATTGCTGTCCGACGAGACGGGACCGTTGTGGTGGTTTGCATGAATAAAATGTGGTTTCTTAAGAGCCAAGACAGCTGGGGAGAGGGTGTGGTTTATGACAAGACGGAGCTTGAAGTGGAGAGGTTTCCGACCTCGGTGGCCGTGGCAGCGGAGGACAGGGTGTACGTGATATACGGGCATGTGCTTGAGGGAATGACGGGGAATTCGGAGAGGGAGATGTTTAGTATAGCGGAGGTGAGGTCGGAGAAGGAGAGCAAGGAAGAGggtgtttggatttttgttttggttgggtTGGGTTTGGCTTATTTCATGTTCTGGAGGTTTCAGATGCGCCATCTTGTTGGCAACATGAACAAAAAGACCAACTAG